From a region of the Podarcis muralis chromosome 16, rPodMur119.hap1.1, whole genome shotgun sequence genome:
- the CDC42EP2 gene encoding cdc42 effector protein 2 — MSTTKVPIYLKRGSRRGKKEKLRDILSSDMISPPLGDFRHTIHIGSGGENDMFGDISFLQGKFHLLPRTEGNVSPGGTSQYMVPFEFSRTATISGYDPPPSDIPSPLLKNAISLPVIGGLQALTLPSAPPPPKPPRLHLDDKAQAAPQTNDLVLSPSCAVSARTSEPLGAANGKCPAPVNGFSGEENKDKAFMSHAGSLLSLHVDLGPSILDDVLQVMEKHQTADVGAPLQDSGRQEILT, encoded by the coding sequence ATGTCCACCACCAAAGTGCCCATctacctgaaaagaggaagcaggAGGGGCAAGAAGGAGAAACTGCGAGACATCCTCTCTTCAGACATGATCAGCCCACCGCTAGGGGACTTCCGGCACACAATTCATATCGGCAGCGGTGGGGAGAACGACATGTTTGGTGACATCTCATTTCTCCAAGGGAAGTTCCACCTCCTGCCCAGGACAGAGGGCAATGTGAGTCCAGGTGGCACCAGCCAGTACATGGTGCCGTTCGAGTTCTCGAGGACCGCTACCATCTCGGGTTACGATCCGCCGCCTTCGGacatcccctcccctctcctcaaaAACGCCATCTCCCTGCCGGTCATCGGTGGCTTGCAGGCGCTGACCCTGCCTTCTGCTCCACCCCCGCCCAAACCGCCGCGCCTGCACCTCGACGACAAAGCCCAAGCCGCTCCCCAGACGAATGACCTTGTGCTGAGTCCTTCCTGCGCTGTATCTGCTAGGACTTCGGAACCCCTTGGCGCCGCCAACGGCAAGTGCCCGGCCCCTGTGAATGGGTTCTCAGGGGAAGAAAACAAAGACAAGGCTTTCATGTCCCACGCAggctccctgctctcccttcacgTGGACTTGGGCCCGTCGATTTTGGACGACGTCCTGCAGGTGATGGAGAAGCACCAAACGGCAGATGTGGGTGCTCCGTTGCAGGATTCCGGCAGACAGGAAATCCTGACGTAA